Proteins encoded by one window of Mercenaria mercenaria strain notata chromosome 4, MADL_Memer_1, whole genome shotgun sequence:
- the LOC123536578 gene encoding uncharacterized protein LOC123536578 isoform X1: MPRGRRRQAQARRMPRQERAVRQERAVEQERQERAVEQDEELNLQNARRNLRRNAAREEQNDQGHGDVRGTRGQKRPAADLEDAVDERLLQTDADVWVLGDSIPFWAGEHAKTTRKPNLSIPNISIAWWAVRGLRWRGFRHTIETQVLLSSPPSIIYINLGGNDLVYENTCELRGMIETEINYLREAFPNTTIVWIDILERQNWQGALGGKRPIEKKRKRLNRIARKIVIESGKSDVISPDIDAETAFFRNDGVHLNLVGLEFFLDYLRDSIRKLI; the protein is encoded by the exons ATGCCACGCGGTCGCCGAAGACAGGCACAGGCTAGGCGTATGCCGAGACAGGAGAGAGCCGTTCGGCAGGAGAGAGCCGTTGAGCAGGAAAGGCAGGAGAGAGCCGTTGAGCAGGACGAGGAGCTGAATCTGCAGAATGCCCGGCGTAACTTGAGAAGGAACGCTGCCAGAGAGGAGCAGAATGACCAAGGTCACGGGGACGTCAGGGGCACCAGGGGGCAAAAAAGGCCTGCGGCTGACCTCGAGGATGCTGTAGACGAGAGGTTGCTACAAACAGATGCCG ACGTATGGGTTCTGGGTGACTCTATCCCGTTCTGGGCCGGCGAACATGCAAAGACGACTAGGAAACCAAATCTTAGTATCCCGAACATTTCTATTGCTTGGTGGGCAGTCAGAGGTCTTCGTTGGAGAGGTTTCAGACATACAATTGAAACTCAGGTCTTACTTTCATCTCCTCCTTCAATAATATACATTAATTTAGGCGGAAATGACCTAGTATACGAAAATACTTGTGAATTAAGAGGAATGATTGAAACAGAGATAAACTATTTACGTGAAGCATTCCCAAATACAACAATAGTTTGGATAGACATATTAGAGAGACAAAACTGGCAAGGGGCATTAGGCGGTAAAAGGccaattgaaaagaaaagaaaacgccTTAACCGCATAGCGCGGAAAATAGTAATAGAATCAGGGAAAAGTGACGTCATAAGCCCCGATATTGACGCAGAAACAGCCTTTTTTAGAAATGACGGCGTTCATTTAAATCTCGTAGGGTTAGAATTCTTCCTAGATTATTTAAGAGATTCAATTAGAAAGCTAATATAA
- the LOC123536578 gene encoding uncharacterized protein LOC123536578 isoform X2, translated as MPRGRRRQAQARRMPRQERAVRQERAVEQERQERAVEQDEELNLQNARRNLRRNAAREEQNDQGHGDVRGTRGQKRPAADLEDAVDERLLQTDAVFMLTGNFSE; from the exons ATGCCACGCGGTCGCCGAAGACAGGCACAGGCTAGGCGTATGCCGAGACAGGAGAGAGCCGTTCGGCAGGAGAGAGCCGTTGAGCAGGAAAGGCAGGAGAGAGCCGTTGAGCAGGACGAGGAGCTGAATCTGCAGAATGCCCGGCGTAACTTGAGAAGGAACGCTGCCAGAGAGGAGCAGAATGACCAAGGTCACGGGGACGTCAGGGGCACCAGGGGGCAAAAAAGGCCTGCGGCTGACCTCGAGGATGCTGTAGACGAGAGGTTGCTACAAACAGATGCCG TATTTATGCTTACAGGCAACTTCTCAGAGTAG